The following nucleotide sequence is from Solidesulfovibrio carbinolicus.
AGGGCAAACACGGCGATGACCGCCGGATGGGCCAGCCGCCTGCGCCAGAGGTATTCGGCCAGGGGAAAGGCGTAAAAGCCCACGGTGAAATGGGCCATGCGGTCGAAGTGGTTGCGCGAAAAGCCGAACAGCTCGGTGACAAAGCCAAAGGGGACGTTGGCGAAGGTGTAATGCCCGCCAATGGTGTGCAGGAAAAGCCAGACGGCCATCAGGGCATAGGCCAGGTTGGAAAACCGGAAGCGCCGGGCCGCGACCACGAGGGAAACAAAGACGACCAGGACCGGGATGACCTCGGCCCACCAGACTTCCCGGGAGACCGGGGCCAGAC
It contains:
- a CDS encoding DUF2238 domain-containing protein, translated to MARWFPEALAAAFAAFFILLGLAPVSREVWWAEVIPVLVVFVSLVVAARRFRFSNLAYALMAVWLFLHTIGGHYTFANVPFGFVTELFGFSRNHFDRMAHFTVGFYAFPLAEYLWRRRLAHPAVIAVFALTMIMAVACAYEIIEWWYAAAEGGQAGIEFLGSQGDVWDAQKDMLADTLGAVAAVALFWTVRRRLPVEPDRAGVYRHDR